TCTCCTTATATTCCATCACTGCTCCCATGAATCCCTCAGACACAAAGACAAATGCCTCATGTAGTCAACACCTCTTGATTATTTTGTCTGAGAATAGTTGGGGCAGGTGGGcagctaaaaaataaatactaagttGTAACCACATATAAACAAACATAGAAAAGAGCAtgaattttaaaagctatttccAACAAGAGAAATCTTATTTTCCCATTGACTTATACGGGGAATAACATCATCCTTAAGGTCATATCTATCCCCagtgaagaaataattttgttcCCAGAACAAGTCCAGTAGTACAAGGATCCCATAGACAGGTAATGTATCAACATAACATTAGCACAGCCAGGATTAGTCACAAATAGTAAAAGGAAAATTACCTTCTCTATGAGCTCATTTGAGTTTAGCACACAATCAAAACATGAATAAGATATATGAGTAGCCTACAGGCACATATAATTTTATACCCATATAGATGGGTATATAGATTAGGATAAAGGAAACTTGATGCAGTTATCTAGGCCTAGATGCAATACTTCTAATCACTCAAAAACTAGGTCATCCCAACATTCCAAGCTAGGACACAGAGGTGCACATCATCCTTAAAGTAGGATCAATGCTTGAGTATAGGATCCTGTTCTGCCTAGCAACCCTCACAACACCTTCCCACCTACGTGTTCCTCAAGCAAGGAGTCTTGGTgttatctttgatttctttttctctcacagCCTAGAGCTAATTTTTCAGGAATTCTCACTGGcacttaaaaaatagatataaaatctGATATATCTGATTTCGCTCCATATATATGATTAACACATTGAACTGGAAACACCATCTTCTCTCTGGATGCCTACAATAGCATCTGTAATCCTTTCTCTGctttcatcctcatcatcttgtGCTGTTCCCATTAAGTCAGAAGCAATATCTAAAAAACATATGTCAAATAATGTCAATTCACTGCTCAACCTTGGCTTTTATTCTGAGAGAAATTATGAACCTTTGCAAAGTGAAATCCTTAcatggctgatatggtttggctctgtgtccacacccaaatctcctctcgaattgtaatccccacatgtcagaagaggggacctggtgagaggtgataggatcatgggggcagatttcccccttgatGTTCTGTTTAAAAGCGTATGGCCCCGCTCCCATTCCCTTTTTCCTGCTCCGCTGTGGTAAGAcctgcttgcttccccttcatcttctgccatgactaagtttcctgaggcctcccagccatgcttctgtacagcctgcaggaactgtgagtcaatcaaacctcttttctccataaaagtacccagtctcaggtagttcttcatagcagtgtgagaacagactgatacaaaGGCCTACAATGTTCTGTGTGATCACagctaactggaaaaaaaaagaaggcagcacCCAGGTATGGGTAGGGCACATTATATTCACAGGATCAACAATAAGACTGATATTAATAGATACTTGACTTCAAAAAAAGCAAGTGAAGGCAGAATACAATTAATATACTAAAGTGGATGAAAGAAGAATTGCCCATTTAAAAACCTATTCAAATTGAAATAGAATTTTAGACAGAGGCCCAGGAGGTGAGTCATCTTTCACAAACAAAGATGACTAagataattttacaaatgagcaaaaGCTGATGGAATGTGTCACTATATGGCctgtaataaaagcaaaaataaaagtagtttttcatgcagaaaaaaaatgatccAGATGGAAACATGAAAAAACTGGAGGGAATGAAGAACACCAAAACAAAGATGCATATGAATGTAAAAGAATCtagattttacaaaagaaaagataGGGTGGGGAGGATGTCAATGAATTAAACAGTCGAAGTGTTCCAATATTCCAGCAGTTATCTCCAGCATGGTTTGAGCCAATGGCCCCACTGCCCACTCCCCCACTCCATGTGCTTCTTATCCTGCTCCTATGATGTCAGGATTACCCATTCAGAATGGAGTTGGGGGCAAATTAAGGTGCTTTGTTCACAAAAACCCTGTCTATTCTATCTGGCTCTTGTCTGGCTTTTATCTGGCTTTTGCCATATTAGGTTTTGGTGAGGTGCTTTTCATACAGGCTGTATCCCCTTGGCCTAGCTGTACATTGTTAATTTAGGCTGCAACTTTAAATGTACTATGTAGGAATTCCACTTTATCCCAGCATCCCAAAAGATCAGACTTATCATGGAGGAGGGCTGAGTCCACACCCTTGAGGGCCAACTATTACAGAAGGGGAAGTTAGTTGCAGGGTACCTGTGTGGGAAGGGAGTGAGTATGACTGAGTTACAGCGTTCTgagattgcttttaaaaattatgggcaATTAGGGTAGACAAAATCCAAGGAGAACTCTAGTGAAAAGCATCTTCTCAGGTCCTTGAAAAACAGCACACATTAAGTCAGCTGTAGGTAGAAAGATCACCCTTTATCATTTATAGATGATTGGTAATTTCCTAATTATTCATAAGGAATCCCATTCATAGTGGCCTCTTGTTTATCTACTTAGATCCTCCTATCCTTGTGAGTTAGAAAATATTGTAAAAGTTATCTCTACCTTAGAGATAAGGAAAATAGATCAGGGATCAGACAGGTGCCAGATCAAGGTCACAAGCTGGTTATTAATGCATATCTCAGGCCAATATGAAAtatgaatgcaaaataaaatgccTAATGGATGACGTTGGCCTGGTCAGGCTGGACTCCCTGCCCTTTCAAGTCACTTCTGACAGGAGTTGCTTGCAGTGTATATTTTCTGAAGGGGCTGGCTTTCTTTGAAGACACTGTGAGGATAAAGAGTAAGGAGAGGCACAGCAAACACCAAGACACAAGCCAGCTCCACCTGAAAGTCTCACAGCCTCTGGCAAGTAGGGCATGACCCCTGGTAGGCACAACTCAGTGCCACTAGCTGGGGAGGAGGCATGGGTTGTAGGAAACAAGGATACAGTCCTTGGGTCAGGGGAAGTCCCCTTGCATCAACCCAGAGAGAGGAGGCCAGAGATGTCTCTGAGGACTCTGCTCAAGTGCAGCAGTTTCTGCTTCCACAGCCTTCTGGGAGAAGGGCAGAGGTTGGTGAGGATTAAAGCCAGCTACTCGCTTCCCAGCTTCCTCCTTCTAAGACTCCTTAGACTGAAAGAGGAAGGCGGCACCGGTGCTGCATGAAGCTAATGAAAAGGGCCCAGGATTGTAAGTCAGACTGAGGACTGTGGATAGAGCTGCAACTTAGGGAAACAGAAAACAAGTGATGTTATTGGGGTGAGCAGGAAGGTAGGAGTGAGCAGGAAGGTGGGAGTGAGCTGGAAGGTGGGGGCACTGTCAATTTCTTCCCATAGCCAGTCCTGATCTTAGGCATCAGCTCTCCAACCCTGTTATTGCTTCTACTCTGGTCCTTCAATAGAGGGAACAGAAGTCTCGATAGTCCCACCCAACTGTTTGGTACACAAACTCCAGATGCTCTCCCCACCACAGAGGATGCCTGCTTCCGTCCTATGCCAAACACTGTGGGCCATCTCCAAGAAGTCTTAGTTGATTATTCCAGTTTGGATCTGTCACTTCTCACCTCCTGTCATTGCTTTTTCTAACCCCTCGCAAATGCCCCCATCCCAGTTAAAGGTCATCTGCATTAgtcaagaggaagaaaatgaggccTGAACTAGAAAGATGGCAGGGAAAGGTAAGAAATACGTTATCTTTGAGGTTCTTCTACCAGAAGCAGTCTTGAAGTATCTTGATTATGTGATTATCCTTCCTTGTCTGGTTCTAAGTTTTTCAGATATGTCATTCTGATATCCTTTTAAGATAAAGGTATAGGCAACCAAATAGATTCAGTATTAATTGAGTCCATTCTGGGTACAGAGGCCTTTTTTAAGGAGAAATAGAAGATAAATCCTTTGAGCATGGACATCTTAGTTCTGAAAACAATGAACAGTCTGGACAAAACTTGCACTCCAGAGGAGGTCTtagtttctggatattagggGAAGAAGACTGGCTCCATTCACACTCCTACTCACAGCACTTCATTCTGAGGAGCTGATTTTAGATGAACTTCAAAGGAAGTAAGATTTATGAACTGTTAGACACCCTGTCTTCTGATAGAAgagatgccttttttttcttgtatgaaGATGGGTAGATAGCTCACAGGGTGGTTAGTGATGTTTAAAAGTTGAATGGAGGAATCTAGGGGGACATGGAGACTCAAAGTAAAACATGTGGGTTTTGTGGAAAATACATATTGAGATAAGGTAAAGGTGCAGCAGGTTTGTGGGATTATTTCATAGTATTTTAGAAGAGTTTCTTAGATGCCAGGCGTGTTTCTAGGTACTGATATggtacttgaaaataaaaatgtctgttGTCATAAGGGCTTGTTCCTGACAAAAATGCACAAAcattatgaatatttaaaatagtattttccaTTAAGAAGAGAATTTTATTCTGATGCAGGTAACAAAGTATTGTAATTGGGATGCTTACAACCTCCATTCTGGATGCATTTTAAATGAGAAGATAACCCAAATTCTGAGCTTAAATCACATGAGGGGAGTAGTATTCTGAGAAATATGTCTTCCAGTAATCTAGTAGTCTGTTTTATTTAGTGAAATGTTCCACACCTATGTATGTTAGAGGCTGGGTTTACAGAAGGAAAATAGGTAGAGTTTCTTAACTCCAGTCCCTTCACTTCATGATATGGTGGGTAATTGTTGAAGGATAAATATTGGAGAACAAAGTGCAACTTTGTGTACTTGTTAGGATTCTTTTGTAGCAGTAGTTGCTGGGAGATGCTGTGGCTTGAACAAGGGTGATGGTGTTGGAAGGGTGGAAGTGTTGGAAACGCAATGGGCAACGTGGAGATTTACTATGTAGGATGATCCAGTGTGCTTGCTGATGGTTAAATATGatgcaggaagaaaagagaagaatccagGATGACTTGATTCTAGGTTGAGCAACTGGTTGGGCAGGATGTTACGTTCTGAGATATGGGCAGCACAAGAAGAGAAGTAGTCATGATTTCTGCCTCAGGCATGGCAGGTTTGACATATCTGTGAGGAAGATATGTGGGGATATCGAGTATGGAGTTGGATATCCTAGTCTGGAGCTTACAAGGAATGTAAGGTATGTAAATTTGTGTTTGTTTCAGGATATGTTTATATTCTCAATGGTCAACAAGCAGACCACCTAGAAAGATGCAATATTCAAGGTCTTTTCAGGAGCAGTATTCTCTTTCTTCGTCTAAGTTTCAAGTTTTCCCCTACTACTGGATAATTTGCTTCAGCTAAAGACATGATACTTCTgttctaaaacacacacacacacacacacacacacacacacagttgactTCGCTTTCCATTTTAGCCAGTGCCCTATTTACTTGCTGTCCTTTGCTTCCAAATTCCTCAAAAAAGTTAGCCATGTTAACAAACTTCAATTCCCCTCTTATCTATTCTAACTCAGTCAAGTCAGGCTTTGCCTGTCTCTATTCTAGCAAAATTGCTTTTATCAAGGTATCCAATCCTCTTGTGCAATTCTATACACAAGGCCAATTGTGTTTTCAAGTTCTTTGACTCATCAGTAGCATTTTACATGGTAATAATCCACTTGTTAGTAAACTATATTCTATATACTAAGATAGTACATTATTTGGGAATGTTTCTGTCTTAATAGTTTCCACTGTCAGTTTCCCTTGCGAATATCTCAGTGTGCTCCAACTCCTCTCCCATCCATTCTTAACGTTGGGATTCAGTTCTGGGTTCTCTAGTTCTCTTTTCTGTGAACATTTACTATCTGGGTGATCTCAAACAGTTTCGTGGctttaaatatgatttattttctataCGTATTACCATATTCACTTGAATTTCTGATATCTCAAACTCACCATGTTCAAAAATTGAAGTCTTGAGCTCCTCCTTTCATGCTTTCCCCGTCTCAGTTGGGAGCAGCTCCTATCAGTGGTTTATGCCAAAAATCAGGGCGTCATCTTCGGCTCCCTGTTGTCTCACTTCCTATATCTAACCTGTCAAAAATGTCactgacacattttaaaaatatatccccaATCCTATTACTTCCCACTACATACACTGCTACCTTGGTTCTGAGCCAATGTTCTCCCTTCCTTGGATTCCTGCAATAGTCTCCAGGTACTTTCCCCCAATTCTACCCTTCCCTCTTTGTGCTATTCTCCATCATAAATGCCAGGGAAAACTTTAAAAGTATAAGTCAGATACATCTCCTCTCTGCTGAAAACAATGTCCTTGATTCTGAGAGAAATGGGGAACTTTTGCAAAGTCCACAAAGGCCTATGGGGCCCTGTGTGATTTGGCCCCACTGTTCTGACCTGATTCTCCTGCTCATTTGCTTCATCCTACCTGTGCTGGCTGCCTGCTGATATTTGAATAACAGGTGTTTTTATGTCTTGGGGCATTTTCTCTGGCTGTTCCATTTTCTTAGACTGTTCCTTTCCCCTGGGTGACTCCTATATTCCAAATCTATTATGGTCTTCTCATGTCCTGTCATCTCCCCTTTTTGTTGTAGGAACCATTCGAGTGCAGGTGTAGGTTGATAGCACCTTACTCAGCTGTATCCCACCCCCACAGTTTCTCTGCTTTATTGCATGGGCACCTCAGGGATCTCATTGTGTTATTCTGGTACATGTATGGACCTGAAAATGCAAGGAAATCTACACTCCTTGGGTCATCCTTGACCTATGGGGTGTGGAAGCCAGTGGATAAAAGTTCCCCTCTTCTGTGTCTAGAGTGGACAATTCTTTGGTTCCTTCTCTATGGTTCTTCATGTGGAATTGGATTATCCATCTCAGTAAGGCAACTTTGGATCCATATTCTCTTTCCTGTTCCACTCCTTCATCCTATTCTTGTTCACTGTGTAATTGTTCTGTATATACCACTGGCATGAAACTTTAGTTTGGCATTTAAGGAAGTGAAGCTAAGTATTTCCTCACCTCATtcaatttttctcaaattttctaaTAAGGTGTATAATgagctttttatttcaaatttcaacTTCTCCTGCTCCCTATCATGAAATGCCTATCATAACTGCCCTAATTCCTTGGTTTTTAAATCACAACAATGAaactttatataatatgtaatttaatCATGATGTCCTTTTATTATCCTTTTCCAACCTTTAGCAAACTTATTCTACTAAGGGATCCATCTGTTTTGTTCATAAATTTTTCCTTAACCTCTtcagtaaaaatgtttaaatagttGTCATTAAATTTAGTTAATATGTTTTCTGAATGACATggatataaaatttgaaaagatgCTTGAGAACTGTAGAAATGTAATACTTACAGTTAgggcagaagcaggagaaggaaGTGAGACACTCTGGAGCTGGGAAACGGGAATATGGTGGTACACGAGAAAAGTGAGTTTTAAGCAGGAGAGTGGTCAATTCAGATAAAAGTTGCTCAGAGGTCCAGTTGCATGAAGCCAGGTAAGTGATAAGGGCACCATCATCATGGAGGTCATTGATTGTCACAGTAAAAGGAATTTTTGGTTTGTGATGGGAATAAAATCCAGATTGATATGTTTCAAAACCAATTATCCTTGAGAGAGTTGAGATTGTAGACCTTTCTACATGTTTCGCTGTAAAGAAAAGCAGAGGTTTGAATAAAGGGAGGAGGATTTAATGTCATGGTAGATtaatcaacaaataatttttaaaaaagtaacagtTCTAcagaagagaaatataaatgacAAAGCTCTGCACACTAAGGAATTATACAAAATGATTTTATACATAATCACACTTAACCTCCCTATACCCCTCAGATAAAGGTAGTTCAGTGCTATTTCCCATtaacagagaaggaaacaaaCTAGTACATAAGTGATTTGTGCAAGGTCTACCACTAGAATATGTGGCAGTCATGATTTCAGCCAATAACTTTAGATTCTAAACATTTTCCAAATCTTATGGAAGGAAGTTAGTTTTCAGTTTGGTTATGCTGGATGCAGGTTGCATATAGGGCATCTAGATGGAAACAATAAGCCTAGTTACTTAGGACATGGGAATCGGTAGAAAGAAGGACTCAGATATGGCTGTCTGACACTATTAGCTATAATATCTTAGAGCAATTATTATATTTCCCAAcagtttctttttgaaaaagagacccagtttttgttttcaatatttactTTGTTCTGTGACTATTAAGTGTTTGaagtacattatctcatttaatcctcaaaagaaTCTCATTAAGTGGatcctatattttatattttgtataaatatatgttttatacaaacatatattttataattttataacagtCTTGGTAAAAACTGGGTAACTCTAGTGTTTAAGGATCTGAAAAAACAACAATGACCAGAACAAGATAAAAAGGTGAAAAATTGTTAACAAGAAGGATATTTGGAAGTCATAAGTCAGTCTTGCTAAAGATGAGAGCAAATTCTCCTGTGACAAAAAGAAGGAACTGGAAGACAGGTGGAGGGAGAGTCACATGCACAGGGAGTTTAACATGAGTTTCAGTGGAGAACCAAAAAAGGACCTTTCATTTTCTCAGTATGCTTGCAGCATGGCTGTATTTACAGAGACCTGTGAATACTGAGAAGATGTGAAGAGCAGTGGTCTTAAACAGAaatttctgcaatgatggaaatattcttgGTAGtcactagtcacatgtggctattgagcacgtGAAAAGTATTTTGTATAAATGTGAAATTTATTAAGTATAAATTTAGGTTTACATAGTGACATGGCTAGTAGCAACCATATCAGATAAAGTAGTTTTAGGGAAAATATGCAGATTGTGTGATTAATTTGGGCATTAGAAACCAATGGGTTTGACTTATACATGGACTCAACTCAGATTTCAGGAGAGAAAATTGGCTCTTGCAATTGGGAATTTAGCTTAACTGAAAGGTAGAATGGTACCAATGTATGTGCTAAAGAAATGAAttgatttaaacatattttcacttcttttttcaaGGCATTCATGACATCACCAACAACACAGAAAACACTACATATACTCCATTCCTTTATGAAAGTTGTCTTGGGATATCAATTCTATGGATATTTAATATTCTATCTACTCAATGAGATTCAAATTTCTTTGAGGGTAGAAAATATGGATTATGCTTCTCCATGTCTATGAAGGCTGCTAGGTTATTTTGTTTAATGTCTAGCAATGGAAACAAGAGATAATCTTTGCAGGTGGGATAGCACAGGTTGAACTCTAATCATATATACTGTAGAAGGTATATATAGAAGGTGAAGAAGCCCTGTAAAAATTGACAAGGAGATTTTCCAGGAGCCATGCTTCCCTCTAATATCACCTCAACACATCCAGCTGTCTTTTTGTAGGTAGGAATTCCTGGTTTGGAACACCTGCATGCCTGGATCTCCATCCCCTTCTGCTTTGCTTATACTCTGGCCCTGCTAGGCAACTGTACCCTTCTCTTCATTATCCGGGCTGATGCAGCCCTCCATGAACCCATGCACCTCTTTCTGGCCATGTTGGCAACCATTGACTTGGTTCTTTCTTCTACAACGCTGCCCAAAATGCTTGCCATATTCTGGTTCAGGGATCAGGAGATCAACTTCTTTGCCTGTCTGGTCCAGATGTTCTTCCTTCACTGCTTCTCCATCATGGAGTCAGCAGTGCTGCTGGCCATGGCCTTTGACCGctatgtggccatctgcaagccattGCACTACACCACGGTCCTGACTGGGTCCCTCATCACCAAGATTGGCATGGCTGCTGTGGCCCGGGCTGTGACATTAATGACTCCACTCCCCTTCCTGCTGAGATGCTTCCACTACTGCCGAGGCCCAGTGATTGCCCATTGCTACTGTGAACACATGGCTGTGGTGAGGCTGGCGTGTGGGGACACTAGCTTCAACAATATCTATGGCATTGCTGTGGCCATGTTTATTGTTGTGTTGGACCTGCTCTTTGTTATCCTGTCTTATGTCTTCATCCTTCAGGCAGTTCTCCAGCTTGCCTCTCAGGAGGCCCGCTACAAGGCATTTGGGACATGTGTGTCTCACATAGGTGCCATCCTGTCCACCTACACTCCAGTAGTCATCTCTTCAGTCATGCACCGTGTAGCCCGCCGTGCTGCCCCTCATGTTCACATACTCCTTGCTATTTTCTATCTCCTTTTCCCACCCATGGTCAATCCTATCGTATATGGAGTCAAGACCAAGCAGATTCGTGATTATGTGCTCAGTCTATTCCAGAGAAAGAACATGTAGATGGATAGTTCTCTTTTTTTATCCCACTTGCCAAGTAATGAGAATGCTGGATTGGGGTTGAGAGGAAAAATCTAAATAGGAAAATTGCAGAGTGTCTTTGGCAATTCTCTAGTGTGACAAGGAAAATGAGGTTTCATTCCTCACAGATCTACGAGTCAGGTCAAACCAGGAGTGCACCTATAGTCTGGTCTGATAGTAGAGGTTTGACCTTCCCATTGTCATAGACTCATCACATGGCTAAGGAAGACAAACCTCTCAAAGTGGCATTGTAATCTAGGTGAAAGACAGTAGGAATATTGGCTGAGATTGGCCCAAACAGCTGAGTCACCCAAACAGGTGACTTCTTTATCCAGGTATGAGTGAGGAAATGTACCACAAATTTTGTGACCCCAAAACCATTATTCCTTTTAGTACTGAAATTACCCCCATGTCTTTTCTGACAAGTACCCTCCACCCTTTGCCACTCTTTATAGGCTACTATCTCCCAATTTTATTTCTACAGTTAGACAGCTCCATTTATAAGTAGATCTATTTCTTCCATTAAGTCAATTCCTCTTTTACTTTCTTCCTGATAGACATGGCCAATTCCTTTAGTGAACATTTATCAAAAGAGTCCTCCGATGTTCCTTTTTATCAATTTATATCATGTATCTATTTTTTCACTACATGTCTTTTGCCTCCAAAATACttagtaatatttattaaatgaacagATAGAAGAGCTGAATACCATCTTTGAACTATGAaccatgaaaacagaaataacacCCTTCCCTCTTGAAGCTGagatttctgaaaataagaaaatacaatacTGTCACACACTGCATAATGAAGTTTTGGTCAGTGATGGATCACCTATATGATGGTGATTGCGTAACATTATAGTaccatatatttactgtatgttttttaacttttaagttacatgtacaggtttgttatctAGGTAAAGCCATGTTATGggggttttgttgtacagattatttcatcacccaagtattaagcctagtattcaTTAGCTACTTTtctgtttaaatacacaaatacttattgtGTTACAATAGCCTACAATAttgggtttgtagcctaggagcaacaggctataccatatagcttaGGTGTATAGCAAGcgataccatctaggtttgtgtaaatacactctatgatgttcgcaGGTTGATAAAATCACCTgaggacacatttctcagaatgtatccccatcattaagcaatgcatgactagTTAGACA
This genomic window from Pan troglodytes isolate AG18354 chromosome 9, NHGRI_mPanTro3-v2.0_pri, whole genome shotgun sequence contains:
- the LOC466336 gene encoding LOW QUALITY PROTEIN: olfactory receptor 52K1 (The sequence of the model RefSeq protein was modified relative to this genomic sequence to represent the inferred CDS: substituted 1 base at 1 genomic stop codon), encoding MLPSNITSTHPAVFLXVGIPGLEHLHAWISIPFCFAYTLALLGNCTLLFIIRADAALHEPMHLFLAMLATIDLVLSSTTLPKMLAIFWFRDQEINFFACLVQMFFLHCFSIMESAVLLAMAFDRYVAICKPLHYTTVLTGSLITKIGMAAVARAVTLMTPLPFLLRCFHYCRGPVIAHCYCEHMAVVRLACGDTSFNNIYGIAVAMFIVVLDLLFVILSYVFILQAVLQLASQEARYKAFGTCVSHIGAILSTYTPVVISSVMHRVARRAAPHVHILLAIFYLLFPPMVNPIVYGVKTKQIRDYVLSLFQRKNM